In a single window of the Dehalococcoidales bacterium genome:
- a CDS encoding ABC transporter permease, whose protein sequence is MRFVSLAIRNAKETYRDPLALGFLIAFPLLFMLLFGAALGGNSDLSYTIGVVDEDKTEISGQFINDVLSDIPILKIATFESDTQATESLKNSDIKAALVVPAGFGEEINKNWQNQDPDIILELVYDESDLTVSSQIISTINVAVRNFARVNIPVTIHTHHINVETEVSQIDFIAPGIIIFGLLIMVPTSARIMVHDKETGFMSRLLATPTYPWEFIAGYSASMLVVAIVQIIIFILLGMAFGMNIVGNIALAFLIFFLTAICSISIGMIVAALSKSENQAEPLCWIISMPLAVLSGVWFSREIMPGYIQFLGDIFPYSHAVSAARMVIIRGAEFSAVSNSIIILTIWAIVAFSLGIILFRLKMRA, encoded by the coding sequence TTGAGGTTTGTTAGCCTGGCAATAAGAAACGCCAAAGAAACTTACCGAGATCCCCTAGCTTTGGGTTTTTTAATTGCATTCCCTCTCCTTTTCATGCTGTTGTTTGGCGCTGCCCTTGGAGGCAACTCCGACCTTTCCTACACAATAGGCGTAGTCGATGAAGATAAAACTGAAATATCTGGTCAATTTATCAATGATGTGCTATCTGATATTCCCATACTTAAAATTGCCACCTTCGAAAGCGACACGCAAGCTACTGAAAGCTTAAAAAACAGCGATATTAAAGCAGCCCTTGTTGTGCCTGCCGGCTTCGGAGAAGAAATAAACAAGAACTGGCAAAACCAGGATCCCGATATAATACTCGAACTGGTCTACGACGAAAGTGATTTAACTGTTTCCAGCCAGATTATATCTACCATCAACGTCGCAGTCAGAAATTTCGCCAGGGTCAACATTCCGGTTACCATCCACACCCATCATATAAATGTCGAGACTGAAGTGAGCCAGATAGATTTTATTGCACCTGGCATTATAATCTTCGGCCTGCTGATCATGGTACCTACATCAGCCCGGATAATGGTGCATGATAAAGAAACCGGTTTCATGTCTCGCCTTTTGGCTACACCGACCTACCCGTGGGAATTTATTGCTGGCTATTCAGCCAGCATGCTGGTAGTGGCCATCGTGCAAATTATTATATTCATTCTGCTGGGGATGGCTTTTGGTATGAACATAGTTGGCAACATCGCGCTGGCATTTCTGATTTTTTTCCTGACAGCCATTTGTTCCATCAGTATCGGTATGATAGTAGCCGCTTTGTCCAAGAGCGAAAATCAAGCTGAGCCTTTGTGCTGGATAATATCTATGCCGTTGGCAGTCCTGTCTGGAGTCTGGTTTTCACGGGAGATTATGCCTGGTTATATTCAGTTTCTGGGAGATATTTTCCCCTATTCTCATGCTGTATCGGCCGCCCGAATGGTTATTATACGCGGTGCTGAATTTTCTGCTGTGTCTAACAGCATCATTATACTTACCATTTGGGCTATAGTTGCTTTCAGCTTAGGTATTATCCTCTTCAGACTCAAAATGAGAGCCTGA
- the mtnP gene encoding S-methyl-5'-thioadenosine phosphorylase, which yields MQAAKLGIIGGTGLYEIEGLSSIETLDLTTPFGKPSDTITTGDLGQLRVAFLPRHGKGHHFSPGEIPALANICALKMIGVEQILAFNAVGSLKEEIHPGDIVIPDQFIDKTTQRRSSFFGQGLVAHISFADPVCKSLAEAVFNAAVKTGVNIHFGGTYIVMEGPAFSTRAESMLHRSWGAHVIGMTALPEAKLAREAGICYATIACVTDYDAWHESEEPVSVDMILRTLHQNTEVSKEIIRQVIPNLPSIEKCSCTSALSNAIVTDPKVIKKQRIEELKLITSKYLEI from the coding sequence ATGCAAGCAGCCAAACTTGGCATAATTGGAGGTACCGGACTATATGAAATCGAGGGCTTGAGCAGCATAGAAACCCTCGATCTTACCACACCTTTCGGTAAGCCCAGCGATACTATAACAACCGGCGATCTAGGCCAGTTAAGAGTTGCCTTTTTGCCCAGGCACGGCAAAGGGCATCATTTCTCACCCGGGGAGATACCAGCTCTGGCAAATATTTGTGCTTTGAAAATGATTGGTGTTGAGCAAATACTGGCTTTCAACGCCGTCGGATCCCTGAAGGAGGAGATTCACCCGGGAGATATCGTAATACCAGATCAGTTTATCGATAAAACTACCCAGCGTCGGAGCAGTTTCTTTGGACAAGGACTGGTTGCCCACATATCCTTTGCCGATCCGGTATGCAAAAGTCTTGCAGAAGCGGTTTTTAATGCAGCCGTAAAGACCGGGGTTAATATCCACTTTGGAGGAACTTACATCGTAATGGAAGGCCCGGCTTTTTCTACCCGCGCTGAATCCATGCTACACCGCTCCTGGGGTGCGCATGTTATCGGCATGACTGCTCTTCCTGAAGCAAAACTGGCTCGCGAAGCCGGGATTTGCTATGCTACGATTGCATGTGTCACCGATTACGATGCTTGGCATGAAAGCGAAGAGCCAGTGTCGGTCGACATGATACTCAGGACATTGCATCAAAACACGGAGGTTTCAAAAGAAATAATTCGCCAGGTGATACCTAATCTGCCTTCGATAGAAAAATGCAGCTGCACCAGCGCACTGAGCAATGCAATAGTAACCGATCCAAAGGTTATAAAGAAACAACGAATAGAAGAACTTAAACTTATTACCAGCAAGTATCTGGAAATATAA
- a CDS encoding methionine synthase — MSHIDYNFKTTIIGSMPHVDADAACNLITRHLKDIPAWPQLPRCSSLESMSIQFSRGFPGLSIVDGEAAFSRSDELEKSLESLYDAYLTGNYSRYAVPVEYAAGLHCFLSLTGIHSWAVKGQITGPISWCLGINDDNGKSILYDEILSDAAARMLAMSAAWQEAALSQLNKNTIIFVDEPAMSSYGSAFFNLSQEKTRELINEVIGKLNGLKGIHCCGNTDWGLVLSTNLDILSFDAYQYGNTLSLYPDAVKQLLSRGGGIAWGIVPNSEAEIVRETPASLKDRLEETMAQFTREGISFQQLASKSLLTPSCSLSTLTEEAAEHTLVMLNELSNLMITRYL, encoded by the coding sequence ATGAGTCATATCGATTACAACTTTAAAACAACCATAATCGGCAGCATGCCGCATGTGGATGCTGATGCCGCCTGTAACTTGATAACACGCCATCTGAAAGACATTCCTGCCTGGCCACAGCTGCCCAGGTGTTCCAGTTTGGAATCTATGAGTATACAGTTTTCCAGAGGTTTTCCCGGATTGAGTATTGTTGATGGAGAAGCAGCCTTTAGCCGTTCAGATGAACTTGAGAAGTCTCTCGAGAGCCTCTACGATGCATATCTAACCGGCAATTATAGTAGATACGCCGTTCCTGTCGAATACGCTGCCGGGCTCCATTGTTTTTTGAGCTTGACTGGTATTCATTCATGGGCAGTAAAAGGCCAAATAACCGGGCCGATAAGTTGGTGCCTGGGTATTAATGACGACAACGGCAAATCTATCCTGTATGATGAAATACTTTCTGATGCCGCCGCACGTATGCTGGCGATGAGTGCAGCCTGGCAGGAAGCAGCGTTAAGCCAGTTGAACAAAAACACCATCATATTTGTAGATGAACCCGCCATGTCCAGTTATGGTTCAGCATTTTTCAACCTGTCTCAAGAAAAGACAAGAGAATTAATTAATGAAGTAATTGGTAAATTAAATGGCTTGAAAGGCATTCATTGCTGCGGCAATACCGACTGGGGGCTGGTACTCTCCACTAACCTGGACATATTATCGTTCGATGCCTACCAATATGGAAACACCCTCAGTCTTTACCCAGACGCAGTAAAGCAGTTGCTGAGCAGGGGCGGAGGGATCGCCTGGGGAATAGTTCCCAATTCTGAAGCCGAAATTGTCAGGGAGACTCCCGCCAGCCTTAAGGACCGCCTTGAAGAAACCATGGCTCAATTTACAAGAGAGGGAATTTCTTTTCAGCAATTGGCTTCAAAAAGCCTGCTCACTCCAAGTTGCTCACTTTCAACATTGACTGAAGAAGCAGCTGAACATACGCTTGTTATGCTTAATGAACTTTCAAACCTGATGATAACCAGATATCTTTAA
- the mtnA gene encoding S-methyl-5-thioribose-1-phosphate isomerase: MQPLYFENNILHILDQRRLPAEISHLEISDYTDVCQAIKELAVRGAPAIGVAAGYAVALAALAIKTPEMASFLTELEQAISEIKSTRPTAQNLFQVAIRMRQVALECSTPGSAREKLTLEAVKIHQEQTTTDLELSRQGAEIISDKATILTHCNTGSLATAGYGSALGVIKHAFHQGKKINVIATETRPLLQGSRLTAFELKAEGIPFALITDSMAGYFMQLGKVDMVITGADRIALNGDSANKIGTYTLAVLAKNHNIPFYIAAPTTTFDSKTLTGRDIIIEERNPEEVTHFLSHPSAPPDIRALNPAFDVTPSSLISGYITEKGVIKAEDIAALLE; the protein is encoded by the coding sequence ATGCAGCCGCTTTATTTTGAAAACAATATCCTGCATATTCTGGACCAGAGAAGGCTTCCGGCGGAAATAAGCCACCTGGAAATCAGCGATTATACAGATGTTTGTCAGGCTATCAAAGAGCTGGCCGTACGTGGAGCACCAGCCATTGGAGTCGCTGCCGGGTATGCAGTAGCACTAGCAGCCCTGGCTATAAAAACTCCGGAAATGGCCTCGTTTTTAACTGAGCTTGAACAGGCAATTTCGGAAATAAAATCTACCCGCCCGACTGCGCAAAACCTTTTTCAAGTGGCCATCAGGATGCGCCAGGTTGCTCTTGAGTGCAGTACTCCCGGCAGCGCCAGAGAGAAATTGACATTGGAAGCCGTTAAAATACATCAAGAACAGACTACGACTGACCTGGAGCTCAGCAGACAAGGAGCTGAAATTATATCTGACAAGGCCACAATCCTTACTCATTGCAATACCGGTTCGTTGGCTACAGCTGGATATGGCAGTGCTCTCGGCGTTATCAAACATGCATTCCATCAGGGGAAAAAGATTAACGTAATCGCCACCGAAACCCGTCCGTTACTGCAGGGATCCAGATTGACAGCTTTCGAACTAAAGGCCGAGGGCATCCCTTTTGCATTGATAACTGATTCCATGGCCGGTTATTTCATGCAGCTCGGTAAGGTGGATATGGTAATTACCGGTGCCGATAGAATTGCCCTAAACGGAGATTCTGCCAACAAAATTGGGACTTACACCCTGGCAGTATTAGCCAAAAACCACAATATACCATTTTATATAGCAGCACCTACCACTACTTTCGACTCCAAAACCTTAACCGGTCGTGATATCATAATTGAAGAAAGAAATCCGGAAGAAGTCACTCATTTCCTATCTCACCCTTCGGCTCCACCTGATATCCGAGCCCTGAATCCTGCTTTTGATGTAACGCCTTCCAGCCTCATCAGCGGCTATATCACTGAAAAAGGTGTTATAAAAGCCGAAGATATTGCTGCGCTGCTCGAATAA